One part of the Eriocheir sinensis breed Jianghai 21 chromosome 6, ASM2467909v1, whole genome shotgun sequence genome encodes these proteins:
- the LOC126988106 gene encoding uncharacterized protein LOC126988106: MWYWCAGYPFTGSLVTYAPRSFSASVVDSGVFPMWYWCAGYPFTGSLVTYTPRSFSASVVDSGVFPMWYWCAGYPFTGSLVTYAPRSFSASVVDSGVFPMWYWCAGYPFTGSLVTYAPRSFCASVVDSGVFPMWYWCAGYPFTGSLVTYTPRSFSASVVDSGVFPMWYWCAGYPFTGSLVTYSPRSFSASVVDSGVFPMWYWCAGYPFTGSLVTYSPRSFSASVVDSGVFPMWYWCAGYPFTGSLVTYTPRSFSASVVDSGVFPMWYWCAGYPFTGSLVTYSPRSFSASVVDSGVFPMWYWCAGYPLPRYMTTFFSIEL, from the exons atgtggtattggtgtgctggatatcccttcactggtagcctggtaacatatgctcccaggtctttctctgcctctgtggtggatagtggagtgtttcccatgtggtattggtgtgctggatatcccttcactggtagcctggtaacatacactcccaggtctttctctgcctctgtggtggatagtggagtgtttcccatgtggtattggtgtgctggatatcccttcactggtagcctggtaacatatgctcccaggtctttctctgcctctgtggtggatagtggagtgtttcccatgtggtattggtgtgctggatatcccttcactggtagcctggtaacatatgctcccag gtctttctgtgcctctgtggtggatagtggagtgtttcccatgtggtattggtgtgctggatatcccttcactggtagcctggtaacatacactcccag gtctttctctgcctctgtggtggatagtggagtgtttcccatgtggtattggtgtgctggatatcccttcactggtagcctggtaacatacagtcccaggtctttctctgcctctgtggtggatagtggagtgtttcccatgtggtattggtgtgctggatatcccttcactggtagcctggtaacatacagtcccaggtctttctctgcctctgtggtggatagtggagtgtttcccatgtggtattggtgtgctggatatcccttcaccggtagcctggtaacatacactcccaggtctttctctgcctctgtggtggatagtggagtgtttcccatgtggtattggtgtgctggatatcccttcactggtagcctggtaacatacagtcccag gtctttctctgcctctgtggtggatagtggagtgtttcccatgtggtattggtgtgctggatatcccctcccaaggtacatgactacatttttctccattgaattgtag